A DNA window from Impatiens glandulifera chromosome 7, dImpGla2.1, whole genome shotgun sequence contains the following coding sequences:
- the LOC124910388 gene encoding homeobox protein knotted-1-like LET12 codes for MAFHDHLFQEMALQQLADQQLTQNTSVLRGLPEQLVQPSPDAAGKQPTWLNSAILRKQGQGHHQYEDGVFLHLQTSNSDSSASNQWITGRSIHGEGAEELPGIIVAASETAINCDVKDPSQPCEKAGYGTVDESNHWQRAKCKSDILAHPLYEQLLSAHVQCLRIATPVDQLTRIDRQLAQSQQVVTKYSVLGQGSQLLDDKDLDQFMTHYVLLLSSFKEQLQQHVRVHAMEAVMACWELEQSLQSFTGVAPGEGTGATMSDDDEELEDNEANLFDGNLDDVENTGFGPLVPTESERSLMERVRQELKHDLKQGYKDKIVDIREEILRKRRAGKLPCDTTSQLKSWWQSHSKWPYPTEEDKTRLVQETGLQLKQINNWFINQRKRNWNTNPTSSTTTKSKRKRDSKTGET; via the exons ATGGCGTTTCACGACCATCTCTTCCAGGAAATGGCGCTTCAGCAGCTTGCTGACCAGCAACTGACCCAAAACACGTCGGTCCTTAGAGGATTACCAGAGCAGTTAGTCCAGCCCTCACCCGACGCCGCCGGAAAACAGCCTACGTGGTTAAATAGTGCTATTCTCCGGAAACAGGGTCAGGGACACCACCAGTACGAAGATGGGGTATTCCTTCATCTACAGACCAGCAATTCCGACTCATCCGCGTCGAATCAGTGGATAACCGGCCGTTCTATTCACGGAGAGGGAGCTGAAGAATTACCGGGAATAATCGTCGCGGCGTCAGAAACGGCAATAAATTGCGATGTAAAAGACCCAAGTCAACCCTGTGAGAAGGCTGGTTATGGCACTGTAGATGAGAGTAATCATTGGCAGAGGGCTAAGTGCAAATCTGATATTCTAGCGCATCCTCTGTACGAGCAGCTCCTATCAGCTCATGTTCAGTGCCTCCGCATCGCCACGCCGGTTGATCAACTGACGAGGATTGATAGGCAGCTGGCGCAATCGCAGCAGGTGGTGACCAAATACTCCGTTCTTGGACAAGGAAGTCAGCTCCTGGATGATAAGGACCTTGACCAGTTCATG ACACATTATGTTTTATTACTCAGTTCATTTAAAGAACAATTGCAACAACATGTCCGTGTTCATGCGATGGAAGCAGTTATGGCTTGCTGGGAGCTTGAGCAATCTCTGCAAAGCTTTACAG GTGTAGCTCCTGGAGAGGGAACTGGGGCAACAATGTCAGATGACGATGAAGAACTAGAAGATAATGAAGCCAATTTGTTTGACGGAAATCTAGATGACGTAGAGAACACAGGTTTTGGTCCTCTAGTCCCAACCGAAAGTGAGAGGTCACTAATGGAACGTGTCAGACAAGAGTTAAAGCACGACCTCAAGCAG ggGTACAAGGATAAGATTGTTGATATCCGAGAGGAAATACTTCGTAAAAGAAGAGCGGGGAAGCTCCCTTGTGACACCACCTCACAGCTCAAATCCTGGTGGCAATCCCATTCAAAATGGCCATATCCAACT GAAGAAGATAAAACAAGATTGGTGCAGGAAACAGGGTTGCAACTGAAACAGATAAACAACTGGTTTATCAACCAGAGGAAGCGGAATTGGAACACCAACCCTACATCCTCCACAACCACAAAGAGCAAACGCAAAAG GGATAGTAAGACAGGTGAAACTTGA